The Winogradskyella schleiferi genome has a window encoding:
- the hutI gene encoding imidazolonepropionase, whose product MSILITNIKQLLQVHDTNVTILKGKDMKALSILENAYVYIEHDTIIEFGEMEEYSPIEAETIIDATGKIVLPSWCDSHTHIVYAGDRTSEFVDRINGLSYAEIASKGGGILNSAKELQDTSEDELYRQSIKRLNELIAMGTGAIEIKTGYGLTLEAELKILRVIKRIKQESLAKITPTLLAAHAIPAEFQSKKQDYITYITEKLIPKAAELRITNYIDVFCEEGYFDIKDTEAILEAGKKYNLRPKIHVNQFNILGGVALGVKYNALSVDHLEELSDKDIEALKESETIPVALPGCSYFLSIPYTPARKLIDAGLPIAIATDYNPGSAPSGNMNFIVAAACIKLKMTPEEAINAATVNGAYAMGVSNMYGSITRGKKANLIITKPMNHYSEIPYAFAHNPIEQVIINGQLLE is encoded by the coding sequence ATGTCTATTCTTATTACCAATATCAAACAGCTATTACAAGTCCACGATACTAATGTCACTATTTTAAAAGGAAAGGACATGAAAGCATTGTCCATTTTAGAAAATGCCTATGTTTATATTGAGCACGACACTATTATAGAATTTGGTGAAATGGAAGAATATAGCCCTATTGAAGCTGAAACAATTATTGATGCTACTGGGAAAATAGTTTTACCGTCTTGGTGCGATTCGCACACACACATTGTTTACGCAGGCGATAGAACTTCAGAGTTTGTCGATCGAATCAACGGCTTATCGTATGCGGAAATAGCCAGTAAAGGCGGCGGCATTTTGAATTCGGCAAAAGAGCTTCAAGACACTTCCGAAGATGAATTATATAGGCAATCCATAAAAAGATTAAACGAACTTATTGCCATGGGCACTGGTGCCATAGAGATAAAAACAGGTTATGGATTAACTTTGGAAGCCGAATTGAAAATACTTCGCGTTATCAAACGTATCAAGCAAGAGAGTTTGGCCAAAATTACACCAACTTTATTAGCTGCTCATGCTATTCCTGCAGAATTTCAATCTAAAAAACAGGATTATATAACATATATCACAGAAAAATTAATCCCGAAGGCTGCTGAGTTGCGCATTACTAATTACATTGATGTCTTTTGCGAGGAAGGCTATTTTGACATTAAAGATACCGAAGCCATTTTAGAAGCTGGAAAAAAATACAATCTAAGACCAAAAATACATGTAAACCAGTTTAATATCCTTGGAGGTGTAGCGCTTGGTGTCAAATACAATGCGCTTTCTGTAGATCATTTAGAGGAATTAAGTGATAAAGATATTGAAGCTTTAAAAGAAAGTGAGACCATTCCTGTTGCGCTACCAGGTTGTTCTTATTTTTTAAGTATTCCTTACACGCCTGCAAGAAAACTCATTGATGCCGGTTTACCAATAGCCATTGCCACAGATTATAATCCAGGTTCTGCACCTAGTGGAAACATGAATTTCATAGTTGCTGCGGCCTGTATAAAATTAAAAATGACACCTGAAGAAGCCATCAATGCAGCAACCGTTAACGGCGCTTATGCCATGGGAGTTAGTAATATGTACGGTAGTATTACTAGAGGTAAAAAAGCGAATCTCATTATTACAAAACCCATGAATCATTATAGTGAAATTCCTTATGCGTTTGCCCATAATCCCATTGAACAAGTAATTATTAATGGTCAACTTTTGGAATAA